The Cystobacter ferrugineus genome window below encodes:
- a CDS encoding condensation domain-containing protein, which yields MSELHDELADLSPEQRELLSVLLRERGLDDGALLVPVARGPEGLPLSSAQQRMWFLQRLRPGSPFYNVYSALRLTGPLEEPCLVRALEAFVQRHEPLRTVFPSREGQPRQRILAPAPVALERVDLSGLPAEAREDQVHAAVERASLAAFDLEHEPPCRFQLVRLGPEEHVLTFVTHHIVADGWSLGIFVQELTALYSAFLRSEPCALPELRVQYADFAQWERGRLEGGRERELLEYWRRRLEGLPESSTLPPDRPRPPVSRLEGALLDFALPAPLAGKVRALAQKHQVSLFTVLLGAFEWLLARRAGQSEVAVGMPIANRNHAELEGLIGCFANTLVVRARVSEAVPFSTWLTRVAEELHGAFEHQEVPFERLVEVLQPERRMDRHPLFQVFFAMQQHPLRRAPPPGLAVSEFPFRGRVARFDLELHLWESAGGLEGTLIYDVGLYDEATVASLLRDYERLLERVTDNPGLTWEALSRGPAAPPALVEPPALVRAEDAPGTLAEALLQTARRFPEAGVRFLDARGGRTAWSLAELVERARRLGAGLRRWGLVPGDKLVLVLGGDEDTVEAFWACQLAGLVPIILPPPPSGSQDAPALSRLKRAREVLGGPRVLTRQALVAELGERLQLASSPDSVGAIESLRASAGELPEHTGRPEDLALLCMTSGTTGPPKCAMLTHRNLLLRAEAANVALECRPGERSLAWLPMHHIGALADWHLRPLLAGAEVFHAPSVEILAEPLRWLDWAEQHGITQTWAPSFAYGQVVERLRQEESRRWNLSGMRVLLSAGEQIPAPMVEELSRRLAPSGLRGDAFVGAWGMTETSCGVTYTWRSGRPVPLHTLDKPGGGGVMRLVEVGAPIAGVSLRVVDERGAVLPERRVGRVQVRGEVCIPGYDADPEASAALLTPDGWVETGDLGFLSQGALTISGRVKDLVIIHGANFSCLEIEAAVEQVDGVEPATAAAVAVRPGEGQRDELAVFFVPSAGMGPLGAALSRIRQYVLERVGVRIHHLVPLAAHQLPRTEGGKLQRAELRRRFESGELVAPRLEWGPATLRPLEQRIASVWGEVLGLQDVAPGTSFFDLGGNSILLVRVERALRQRLGVEVALMDLFMHPTVRSLAEHLERREARPPTPPPEALVERQRELRNAALDRGRARRRAQQDKD from the coding sequence ATGAGTGAGCTGCACGACGAGCTGGCGGACCTGTCACCCGAGCAGCGGGAGCTGCTCTCCGTGCTCCTGCGCGAGCGGGGCCTGGACGACGGCGCGCTCCTGGTTCCCGTGGCGCGCGGACCCGAGGGCCTGCCGCTGTCCTCGGCCCAGCAGCGCATGTGGTTCCTGCAGCGGCTGCGGCCCGGCAGTCCCTTCTACAACGTCTACTCGGCCCTGCGGCTCACCGGGCCGCTGGAGGAGCCCTGCCTCGTGCGCGCCCTGGAGGCCTTCGTCCAGCGCCACGAGCCGCTGCGCACCGTGTTCCCCTCCCGCGAGGGCCAGCCCCGCCAGCGCATCCTCGCGCCCGCGCCGGTGGCGCTCGAGCGCGTGGACCTGAGCGGCCTGCCCGCCGAGGCCCGCGAGGACCAGGTCCACGCCGCGGTGGAGCGCGCGAGCCTCGCCGCGTTCGACCTGGAGCACGAGCCGCCCTGCCGCTTCCAACTGGTGCGGCTGGGGCCCGAGGAGCACGTGCTCACCTTCGTCACGCACCACATCGTGGCGGATGGCTGGTCGCTCGGCATCTTCGTGCAGGAGCTGACGGCGCTGTACTCGGCCTTCCTGCGCTCGGAGCCCTGCGCGCTGCCCGAGCTGCGCGTGCAGTACGCGGACTTCGCGCAGTGGGAGCGCGGCCGGCTGGAGGGAGGCCGCGAGCGCGAGTTGTTGGAGTATTGGCGGCGGCGGCTCGAGGGACTGCCCGAGTCGAGCACCCTTCCACCAGACCGGCCCCGGCCCCCCGTGTCCCGGCTGGAGGGCGCGCTGCTGGACTTCGCGCTCCCCGCGCCGCTGGCGGGCAAGGTGCGAGCGCTCGCGCAGAAGCACCAGGTGTCCCTCTTCACCGTGCTGCTGGGGGCCTTCGAGTGGTTGCTGGCCCGCCGCGCCGGTCAGTCCGAGGTGGCGGTGGGCATGCCCATCGCGAACCGCAACCACGCGGAGCTGGAAGGGCTCATTGGTTGTTTCGCCAATACGCTGGTGGTGCGCGCCCGCGTCTCCGAGGCGGTGCCGTTCTCCACCTGGCTCACCCGCGTGGCCGAGGAGCTGCACGGCGCCTTCGAGCACCAGGAAGTGCCCTTCGAGCGCCTGGTGGAAGTACTCCAGCCGGAGCGGCGGATGGATCGCCATCCCCTCTTCCAGGTCTTCTTCGCCATGCAGCAGCATCCGCTGCGGCGGGCCCCGCCGCCGGGCCTGGCCGTGTCGGAGTTCCCCTTCCGCGGCCGCGTCGCGCGGTTCGATCTGGAGCTGCACCTCTGGGAGTCCGCGGGAGGGCTGGAGGGCACGCTCATCTACGACGTGGGCCTGTACGACGAGGCCACCGTGGCGAGCCTGCTGCGCGACTACGAGCGGCTGCTGGAGCGCGTGACGGACAATCCCGGACTCACGTGGGAGGCGCTGTCGCGAGGGCCCGCGGCGCCGCCCGCGCTGGTGGAGCCGCCCGCGCTCGTGCGCGCGGAGGACGCGCCGGGCACCCTGGCCGAGGCCCTGCTCCAGACGGCCCGGCGCTTTCCCGAGGCGGGCGTGCGTTTCCTGGACGCGCGGGGAGGCCGCACGGCCTGGTCCTTGGCGGAGCTGGTGGAGCGGGCGCGGCGCCTCGGTGCCGGACTGCGGCGTTGGGGGCTCGTGCCGGGCGACAAGCTCGTGCTGGTGCTCGGCGGCGACGAGGACACCGTCGAGGCGTTCTGGGCCTGTCAACTCGCGGGGCTCGTCCCCATCATCCTGCCCCCGCCCCCCTCGGGCAGCCAGGACGCCCCCGCCCTCTCGCGGCTGAAGCGGGCCCGGGAGGTGCTGGGGGGACCCCGGGTGCTCACCCGTCAGGCACTGGTGGCGGAGCTGGGGGAGAGGCTCCAGCTCGCGTCCTCTCCGGACAGCGTGGGCGCCATCGAGTCCCTGCGGGCCTCGGCGGGCGAGCTGCCCGAGCACACCGGGCGCCCGGAGGACCTCGCGCTGCTGTGTATGACGTCGGGCACCACGGGCCCGCCCAAGTGCGCCATGCTGACGCACCGCAACCTGCTCCTGCGCGCGGAGGCGGCCAACGTCGCCCTGGAGTGCCGGCCCGGGGAGCGCAGTCTCGCGTGGTTGCCGATGCACCACATCGGTGCCCTGGCGGACTGGCACCTGCGCCCGTTGCTGGCGGGCGCGGAGGTGTTCCACGCCCCCTCGGTGGAGATCCTCGCCGAGCCCCTGCGCTGGCTGGACTGGGCCGAGCAGCACGGCATCACCCAGACGTGGGCGCCGAGCTTCGCCTACGGCCAGGTGGTGGAGCGGCTGCGCCAGGAGGAGTCCAGGCGCTGGAACCTGTCGGGCATGCGCGTCCTCTTGAGCGCCGGGGAGCAGATTCCCGCGCCCATGGTGGAGGAGCTGTCACGGCGGCTCGCGCCGTCGGGCCTGCGCGGGGATGCCTTCGTGGGCGCCTGGGGCATGACGGAGACGTCCTGCGGCGTCACGTACACGTGGCGCTCGGGGAGGCCCGTTCCCCTGCACACGCTGGACAAGCCGGGCGGTGGAGGGGTGATGCGGCTGGTGGAGGTGGGCGCGCCCATCGCGGGCGTGTCGCTGCGCGTGGTGGACGAGCGGGGCGCCGTGCTGCCCGAGCGGCGCGTGGGGCGGGTGCAGGTGCGCGGCGAGGTGTGCATCCCCGGCTATGACGCGGACCCCGAGGCCTCGGCCGCACTGCTCACCCCGGATGGCTGGGTGGAGACGGGGGACCTGGGCTTCCTGTCCCAGGGCGCGTTGACGATCAGCGGCCGCGTCAAGGACCTGGTCATCATCCACGGCGCCAACTTCTCCTGCCTGGAGATCGAGGCCGCGGTGGAGCAGGTGGACGGGGTGGAGCCCGCCACGGCCGCGGCGGTGGCGGTGCGCCCGGGCGAGGGCCAGCGTGATGAGCTGGCCGTGTTCTTCGTCCCCTCGGCGGGGATGGGCCCCCTGGGCGCCGCGCTCTCGCGCATCCGCCAGTACGTGCTGGAGCGCGTGGGCGTGCGCATCCACCACCTCGTGCCCCTCGCGGCGCACCAGTTGCCACGGACCGAGGGCGGCAAGCTCCAGCGCGCGGAGCTGCGGCGGCGCTTCGAGTCGGGCGAACTCGTGGCGCCCCGGTTGGAGTGGGGCCCCGCGACGTTGCGCCCCCTGGAGCAGCGCATCGCCTCGGTGTGGGGCGAGGTGCTGGGCCTCCAGGACGTGGCGCCCGGGACGAGCTTCTTCGACCTGGGCGGCAACTCCATCCTCCTGGTGCGCGTGGAGCGCGCCCTGCGCCAGCGGCTCGGCGTGGAGGTGGCGCTGATGGATCTCTTCATGCACCCCACGGTGCGCTCGCTGGCCGAGCACCTGGAGCGGCGCGAGGCCCGGCCTCCCACTCCTCCTCCCGAGGCCCTGGTCGAGCGTCAGCGGGAATTGCGCAACGCGGCGCTGGATCGGGGGCGTGCGCGCCGCCGGGCCCAGCAGGACAAGGACTGA